One genomic window of Gossypium hirsutum isolate 1008001.06 chromosome D11, Gossypium_hirsutum_v2.1, whole genome shotgun sequence includes the following:
- the LOC121223397 gene encoding uncharacterized protein — translation MKNMMREASLQAMFSGMNPRDVNLKPKTKQRTRNRRCRSVVGRRSRPQTPLFKWNMEEDGGGVEEELEDKEASGEGRRRKGTSTVSARKLAAGLWRLQLPETAIPGGGERKRGQLGIKGGNDFTGVPVLHEDEIHGSTAKDLLRSPASVFGTENGLLHKIESSIPYLNSAMEGATKWDPVCLKPTNEVRQTYSRMKHIDQRVTAVSTVSALEAELEQARVHTDELETECRSSKKKLEHLLRKVSEERAEWRSREHEKIRVFVDDVKANLNREKKNRQRLEIVNSKLVNELAAAKLSAKQYMQNYEKERKSRELIEEVCDELCKEIGEDKAEVEALRRYSMKLRKVVDEERKMLQMVEVWREERVQMKLIDAKVALEKRYSQMNKLVADLENFLRSRTETRDANDMREAESLRQGAASVNVQEIKEFTYEPQNPDDIFAVFEEVASAEATETDIEPCVAYSTASYASEIQMASPRMSMIKKGSILRHSNANVEIEEDESGWETVRDVEYQSSSYSQQGSTASVNKNPWHSYFSGSGTEWEDNTCRDTPTTEFSEVCSLPARQFKKVSSMAKLWRSCPNNGEKYKTISVEGTNCRPSTGRKSNWSIMSLDKWSVKGGFSPSEMLGQWSSPDSTHPPVTKRCSEWSCSAQPTSLKAKLLEARTETQKVQLRHVLKEEI, via the exons ATGAAGAATATGATGAGGGAAGCTAGTTTACAAGCGATGTTTTCGGGTATGAATCCAAGGGACGTGAATCTCAAGCCGAAGACGAAGCAAAGAACGCGGAACAGGAGGTGCAGGTCGGTGGTAGGGAGGCGGAGCAGGCCGCAAACGCCGTTGTTTAAATGGAACATGGAAGAGGACGGCGGCGGAGTTGAGGAGGAGCTCGAGGATAAAGAGGCTAGTGGTGAGGGAAGACGGAGGAAAGGGACTTCGACAGTGTCTGCGAGGAAACTTGCAGCTGGATTGTGGAGGTTGCAGTTGCCGGAGACGGCGATTCCTGGTGGCGGAGAGAGGAAGAGGGGTCAATTGGGAATCAAA GGCGGTAACGATTTTACGGGTGTCCCGGTACTTCACGAGGATGAAATTCATGGTTCAACAGCAAAGGATCTGTTACGGAGCCCGGCTTCAGTCTTTGGCACAGAAAATGGTCTCCTGCACAAG ATTGAGTCTTCAATCCCATATTTGAACTCTGCGATGGAGGGAGCGACAAAGTGGGATCCTGTCTGCTTGAAACCAACAAATGAGGTGCGGCAAACTTACAGCCGTATGAAGCATATTGACCAACGAGTAACTGCAGTATCAACTGTTTCTGCCCTTGAAGCTGAATTAGAGCAGGCTCGAGTTCACACTGATGAGCTTGAGACTGAATGCCGGTCCTCAAAGAAGAAACTCGAGCACTTGTTGAGGAAAGTTAGTGAGGAAAGGGCTGAGTGGAGGAGCAGAGAGCATGAAAAAATACGTGTGTTTGTTGATGATGTCAAAGCTAACTTGAATCGAGAAAAAAAGAATCGCCAGAGGCTCGAAATTGTTAATTCCAAATTGGTGAATGAGCTGGCTGCTGCCAAGTTATCGGCCAAGCAATATATGCAGAATtacgaaaaagaaagaaagtccagagaACTAATTGAAGAAGTATGTGACGAGCTTTGTAAGGAAATTGGAGAAGACAAGGCTGAAGTGGAAGCACTAAGGAGATATTCCATGAAGCTTCGAAAGGTAGTCGATGAGGAAAGAAAGATGCTGCAGATGGTTGAAGTCTGGCGTGAAGAACGTGTTCAGATGAAACTCATCGATGCGAAGGTAGCGCTCGAAAAGAGGTATTCACAGATGAACAAGCTTGTAGCAGATTTGGAGAATTTTCTAAGGTCAAGGACCGAAACTCGGGATGCGAATGACATGAGAGAAGCAGAATCGCTTAGACAGGGTGCTGCCTCGGTTAATGTCCAAGAAATTAAGGAATTCACATATGAGCCCCAAAACCCGGATGACATTTTTGCTGTTTTTGAAGAGGTAGCTTCAGCTGAAGCCACTGAAACGGATATCGAACCCTGTGTCGCATACAGTACTGCTAGCTATGCCTCAGAAATTCAAATGGCGAGTCCTCGAATGAGTATGATAAAAAAAGGCAGCATTCTGAGACATTCAAATGCAAATGTTGAGATAGAAGAAGACGAAAGTGGGTGGGAAACTGTCAGAGATGTCGAGTACCAGAGCTCGAGTTATTCACAACAAGGGAGTACTGCATCTGTAAACAAGAATCCTTGGCACAGCTATTTCTCGGGTAGTGGAACTGAATGGGAAGATAATACATGTCGGGATACCCCAACCACGGAATTTAGCGAAGTTTGTTCTTTGCCTGCTAGACAGTTTAAGAAGGTGTCATCCATGGCAAAGCTTTGGAGATCATGTCCAAACAATGGAGAAAAATACAAGACAATCTCGGTAGAAGGAACAAACTGCAGGCCTTCAACCGGAAGGAAGTCTAATTGGAGTATTATGTCCCTGGATAAATGGTCCGTTAAAGGTGGTTTCAGTCCCTCGGAAATGTTGGGACAATGGAGTTCACCAGACTCTACTCATCCACCAGTAACGAAAAGGTGCAGCGAATGGTCTTGCAGTGCACAGCCAACTAGTTTGAAGGCAAAACTTTTGGAGGCAAGAACGGAAACACAGAAGGTCCAGTTACGACATGTTCTTAAAGAGGAGATTTAG
- the LOC107939873 gene encoding uncharacterized protein has protein sequence MHGKYQALWEQVGIYKAIPSSSPLKTKQPVEVEEKLIKGRKEAARGRCMFASPKDWMDYFMGTGHKLEHEAFLSLWLSNFVFVTSTSIHYVGKHVFPIAIHLARGNRVALAPAVLSRIYRGLCWFKDRIFCSLMVQTNELVNVYTPFQLVLVWVWERFLGSRPMPNSISYDEPRIARWHRLKVNVSDIKLPINSVGKSFQWRPYAIAINGWSVPKFYGDDTHLNEDIHSFARCLRVNELVGLESIEQYLPQRVSMQFEMDQDLPGCFARCTGNPDIA, from the exons ATGCACGGCAAGTATCAAGCTTTATGGGAACAAGTTGGTATTTACAAGGCAATCCCGAGTTCCAG CCCTTTAAAGACTAAACAACCGGTTGAAGTTGAAGAGAAGCTAATTAAAGGGCGCAAAGAGGCTGCAAGAGGGAGATGCATGTTTGCTTCGCCTAAAGATTGGATGGACTATTTCATGGGAACTGGACATAAGCTAGAACATGAAGCATTCCTTTCTTTATGGTTATCCAACTTTGTTTTTGTGACATCTACTTCAATTCATTATGTGGGGAAGCATGTTTTTCCTATCGCAATTCATTTAGCTAGAGGTAACCGGGTTGCTCTTGCACCAGCAGTTTTATCTAGAATTTATAGGGGCTTGTGTTGGTTTAAGGATCGAATCTTTTGCTCACTTATGGTGCAAACTAATGAGTTGGTTAATGTTTATACACCATTTCAGTTAGTGCTGGTTTGGGTTTGGGAAAGGTTCCTGGGGTCAAGACCAATGCCTAACTCAATATCATATGATGAGCCAAGGATAGCAAGATGGCATAGGCTTAAGGTGAATGTTAGTGATATAAAGTTACCCATAAACTCTGTAGGGAAAAGTTTTCAATGGCGGCCTTATGCTATAGCAATTAACGGATGGTCTGTGCCAAAGTTTTATGGTGATGATACTCatttaaatgaagatattcatTCATTTGCTAGATGTTTGAGGGTGAATGAGCTTGTTGGACTAGAAAGCATAGAGCAATACCTTCCACAACGAGTTTCGATGCAGTTCGAAATGGACCAAGATCTTCCAGGATGTTTTGCTAGATGCACTGGAAATCCTGATATTGCTTAG